The window GGCCTGACACGCTTTCTTACTCAGGAAAAACATGTTCCTGACTTCTCCGGGGAAGACTCTGTGAAGTGAGCTGCCTGTTCAGCCAGGATCAGAAAGAGCACAGCTCTGAGAGCACAGATCTGATGGAGAGCTTACCTGATTGTTTGCTAGGGGTTCCCCAAACTGTTTGCGGACAGTGAGATGTTCCTGAGCCAGAAGAACAGAGGCATGAGCAGCTCCTAAGGAACAAGATGCTGGTGGGAGAAGCCAAGGACATAAAGTGAACATGAAGCTCATGCAGGCAGGTAACAAGATaatcctgccctcctcccttcGCTCTCAGATGTCTTTCTTACCAATGTTTATCCTGCCTCCATTCAGTCCCTTCATGGCAATGCTGAAGCCCTGCCCTTCAGCTCCCAGCCGGTTGCTGACAGGAACAACACAGTCCTCAAAGATCACAGCCCGAGTTGGCTGGGAATTCCAGCCTACCTGGGAAAAAACAGAGCACCTTCCAGACTGCCTGAGGAGCAGCACGCCCCCAGCTCCCGGCAGAGAACTGCCCAGCCTGCTCTCAATCCCTCAGTCCCACTGCCAAGCTGCCACAAAGCAATTGTGGTCTGTGTGGTTTGGTCTTAGTGTGCTGAGCTGGGAACTGGAATGCACGTGTTTGAGAAGAGGCACAGATCCAATGAACCTTGATGTTCCTGAGACTAAAACCCTTCACTTACTAAAAGGACAGACTTTGGGCAAACTTCACCAAAGCTGGACTTGGCTTGGAAAAAACATGCCAGGCTGGGACTCCGGTCCCATCCAAGAAGAGATCCCTAATGTTTTGCACAGACGAGCTCATCTCTGTCCTGCACTTCCCTCAAGCAAATGGGAAGTAAAACCAAAGCCTTTTaccttcttctccttcttgccAAAGCTGAGCCCTGGTGTCCCCTTctccagcaccaggcaggagaTGCCCTTGGGGCCTGGGCCTCCTGTGCGACACATGACCACGTATACATCGGTGTCACCTCCGCCACTGATGAAGGCCTGCAGAAGGGCATGAGAAGAAGGAAGCGGCTTTCGTGTGCTAACcctgagcctgcagcagcagctggggtaCAAAGATGGAAGGGCAAACACCCCACAGCCAGGAGGAATTTAGGGACCAACTGTACTAAGTTCTGGTGAACGCTCTGCAGAGCACATCCTACCTTGGGAGAATACACAGAGGTGAGGAGACAGTAGGAAATGGAAAGGATGGTGAGACCCAGGCCCCCTTGTGCATGCAGTGCCATCCAGCAGCTTTAGGAGGAGCAAAGAGGTACCTTGGAGCCATTCAGGATGTAGCTGTCCCCTTTCCTCTGAGCTGAGGTCAGCAGGGAAGCTGCATCACTCCCACTTCCTGTTCGGGAGGTAAGGAAGCAGCCAGTGAAGCAGCAGGTCCAGAGCCTACAAAATCTCTCGGGGATCGTACCCATCGACGCTTGAGTTTGTACCACAAGCATCTCAGCAATCATCATCTGGCCCTTCCCCACTTCCCAGTGATTGCCCAAATGAACATGAAACTtttcagctccagctctgcgCAGCATTCATGTCCAGTTAAAACTACATTCGGAGTATGGGAAAGGAGATTTCTTGGTTAAGGATGCTCACCTGGCTCAGTCAGGCAGTAAGAAGCAAATTTTTCCATGCTACAGAGCGATGGGCAGAACCTGCGCCTCTGCTCCTCATTGCCAAAGGTGTCAATCATCCAAACacacatgctggagcaggagagaaggTGCAGCATTACAGGAAGTGaacacagccctgggcagaACATCTAAGAGCATCCCTggctaaagaaaacaaagctccaTGGGGTTCAGTCAAAAGCACTGAGGCTTGAAAGCATATTGCTCTGCCTCAAAACAGAATGATATTAGGTGCCACAGAAACCAGAAGGAAGAAGACTGCCTTCCAGTCACCACAGGCTTGCTGCCTTGTGGAATAGCAGGTTCCTATTTAATAGCCTCAGCATTCCCCTCAGCGCTAAGCCCTACCATCTCTTCAGAAAACCTCACCTGGAAGGAGGAGGCATCACCACCGCACCTTCCCGTGCAAAGCGAGCCTGTCACTGAACATGTCTGTACAAGCAAGAAAGGGCCCCGGTATCAGCTGGTGCCTCTGGCTCTGTCACCAAAGCACAAAGGCTTTTTCCAGGCACGTTACTATCTATAGACAGCTTAAGTGAAACAGCAGGGAACAAAATCCAGAACTTAATCCCATCTTGCATGCCACAAAGCTAAAATTACTTCTTGGTGGCATCTCAGTTTTTGTAGCCTGTTTTGTTTACTGCCATCAAGAGATCCTCACAGGGACTTGTCTCCTTGGGGTGCCAACTTTAAGTAATAAGCAGCACCAAGAGAGCTGTCTCCAGCTGGATTTAGAGCCCGCAGAACAACTGTGTTTTTCAGCCAGGCTGACACCATCCACCACTCCGCAGACACTCACTTGTGGATGCTTATATAAGCAGTGGTGCTGGTACATCCTGTGGATAAAGCTTCAAAGATTATGGAGGTATCAAGGCGTGACAATCCAGAGCCACCAACATCTGGTTTCACATAGATCCCACCAAATCCTAGCTGGGCTGCCTTCCGCATTGTTTCCACAGGGAATATTTCCTGTTGGGACAGGCAGAGATATCACAGGTGAATATTCATGATCGCTTCAAGCTCAATATTCAATCTCTTCTGGGACACCTGGGCTACCAAGTCCAGTCCCAGACTCAAGCAGAGTTTAGGTTAACTGGGTGGGTTAAAGAAGATGCAGCTACCTAGACAGAGCCATACCATCTTCAGGGGTAAATCCAGGTGTCAAGATGATTGAATAGCCTGGCTATAGCCTGAAGCTATAGCTTCAGGGTCTTTCTGATGGCTTCCCACCccagctacagcagcagctttggagAAGATCTCTACAGATGGCATTACAGCACCGAGGCACTGTTGCAGGAACCCCTCTGATGAGACCCAAGGACCATAACATCctaagagaggaaaaactgaacAGTACAACCCTTCTGAGGCTGTCATACCTTTTCATCCCACTCAGCCATGTGAGGAGCCATCTCCTTGGCAGCAAAATCAAAGGCAACTTTTTGGAattctttctgctcctcagtCAGGCCGGCAGATGCTAGGGAAGCAGGAAGAGATCAGAATATGTGTCTGTTGCAGGAAAGCAAGCACCACCACCTCTTCCATACACCAAACAATTTCAAAGCATCCCTTAACTTACATGAACAGTTGAGGGTCTCTGCTGCAGAGACCATTCCTCTGTTCCTTGGGGCCACCACAAACTGCTGACAGGGGGCAGTGGGCTTTGGGAGGGGCTGCCTTAggggaaaacaaagccaaggTCCCAGCTACTCAACACTTAACCACGCTGGAGGaccggggcaggggcagcacagCCCATGGCAGCTGTCACTTCATCGCACTGggtctgtgctgcagaaacacCAGGACACAGTCCTGGGACTTCAAGAAGTGATGCTCTTGAAGCAAGCAAAGAACACAGCAGCCCTTTGGAAACAGCGTCTGAGCCTTTAGTTAGATCCTGCATTTGAAATCTGCTTCCTTTGCGCATAGATCCAACATTGTTTTGTTGGTTCCTCTCCCAAAATTCATCGCGATGCTGCTGCTTCAATCCTAACATTTAAGCATTGAAGCAGTTCATCTGGGAAGTGTTCAGGAATCCCGTAGGAGGAGACCGGCTCAGACACAGCTGTTATCCCGGTCACCAGAGGCACGCTCAGTGATCCGAGTCATCTTCGGGTACCACAGGGTACCCCGGACATACAGAGGGGTACAGGCAGCCTGGCCGCCCTCCCCAGCGAGCTTTTCGCTATTCCTTGACTCACAGCAGAGCCTGACTAACCGTGAAGCTCTTGCGAAGGtacagggaaggggaaggagctTCTCGCCGCAGGTGGGCACCGTCCCACCCACCAGCCACCGCGGGTGTCCGgagggccgggccccgcgccgcccTGCGCACAGCTGGTGACAGGCGACATCCGCCTCCCGGCCAAGACTGGCGACCCTCGCTCACCGACCTGCTTTCAAGCCTCCCCCGAGcccgcctccctccctccgGCCGCAGGGGGGGACAcgccgggcagccccccgggcaggTGGGTccggggctccccccgccgcgcTCGGCCGCCGCCGCGGAGCCTTACGGTCGATGCAGGCGGCGATCCcccggcgccccgccgccgggcagcgcagcagcggcagcagcagccgggcCGCCAGGCGGGGGTGTCCCGGCCAGGCCATGGCGGGGCCGGAGCGCAGCGGCTGCCGGTGCggggcaggctgggagctgtAGTCCTGCCCTCGGTACCTCCCGCCcgcgcgggggctgcggggaagGAGCAGCCTGCAGGCCATGCCTTAGCTTTTGCATAACGGTCACCCACTTCCGAGGGCGGGGGGCGGCGTGTTTCCTCCTCCTGCGCCGAGGCGAGAGCATCCTTCTCCCCAGGACGAGGCGAGGGGGCTGCTGCGGCCAGAGCCGGTGAGGGGGAgcctggcgggggggggtgggggagggtggggggtgggaagaagcTTGGCACGGAAGGTGGAAAAGTTGATGCCACCCTCTCTGGCAGAAGCAGGCCAGCTCAGAGCCAAAAGCCTCCTAACGGGCTGCTGGCAGAAGGGGGCAGGGGTTGGACCAGCCAACTTGCTCCCTTTCGCAAAGGGACTTTGCACGCGTGATCTCTGCGAGCAACAAGCTGAGCCAGACGCCCCTGGCACAAGGCTGGCCTGAGCTCTGGAGGCAAGCCGTTCTCCTTCTTCCAAAAGCACGGCTCCTTTTGCGTGGGACGGAGGGGCCACACTTTGTCCAAGCACCTTGGGGACTTCCCTCCAACAGCTGCGCCACTGTGGAGAAAAGCAGCCCTCCTGCTGATGTCCATCAGAGCCCTGCTGTGGAGggcctgcctgcctccagcgCACCAAGGGTGTGGTCCTCAACTAGTGCCAGCTTTTGCACTGATAGAGGAAATGGCTGAGCTCAAGGAAGGagatttatttactttccaCTTACTGTACAGCTTTTA of the Falco rusticolus isolate bFalRus1 chromosome 16, bFalRus1.pri, whole genome shotgun sequence genome contains:
- the ACAD8 gene encoding isobutyryl-CoA dehydrogenase, mitochondrial encodes the protein MAWPGHPRLAARLLLPLLRCPAAGRRGIAACIDPSAGLTEEQKEFQKVAFDFAAKEMAPHMAEWDEKEIFPVETMRKAAQLGFGGIYVKPDVGGSGLSRLDTSIIFEALSTGCTSTTAYISIHNMCVWMIDTFGNEEQRRRFCPSLCSMEKFASYCLTEPGSGSDAASLLTSAQRKGDSYILNGSKAFISGGGDTDVYVVMCRTGGPGPKGISCLVLEKGTPGLSFGKKEKKVGWNSQPTRAVIFEDCVVPVSNRLGAEGQGFSIAMKGLNGGRINIASCSLGAAHASVLLAQEHLTVRKQFGEPLANNQYLQFRLAEMATHLVAARLMVRNAARALQEGREDAAVLCSMAKLFATDECFAICNQALQMHGGYGYLKDYAVQQFVRDIRVHQILEGTNEVMRMIVARSLLQG